The following proteins are encoded in a genomic region of Dioscorea cayenensis subsp. rotundata cultivar TDr96_F1 chromosome 8, TDr96_F1_v2_PseudoChromosome.rev07_lg8_w22 25.fasta, whole genome shotgun sequence:
- the LOC120267188 gene encoding uncharacterized protein LOC120267188, translating to MAKHIFKYLNNNHSIWVDILNVKYGKVNFWQGSIPAKCSWFFRGLCHSAKYIKPFCKINAVNPERTSFLWDPWIFDTPVAFKPTYINMDVDLPNVAMSDLVSDNLWDLNSLSLIFGEMTNTFNSESVSVVPDLDNHWIWLPKPSSCKISSAVYHHLNNQSSFSDPWVGWKHLWKIPVAPRVKHFIWLCIKGRLSTFAFLNQLNIGLDRPCIFCGLHRETINHLFNDCSSAQFVWNQIMIKSNQTFSFRDDFQAGDWILTYHTSPIILALIAAGAWFIWICRCNYVFKHERPNLIIPVYKTIAHTRDFAYGSRVSIGRNFIQFNFSCTDGPFLFTHVIVNHDLQVRSVGFFISDAYSCISLAGCVSQPSLDTSCDEIFAIEIALSTALAHCFNVKRIFCSHHGALDLLHRIRLYSLLEIPDLKSAISCSFWTPAYIQSLTVYLFSGSNRLPISLLWDFVIST from the coding sequence ATggctaaacatatttttaaatatttgaacaaCAACCATTCTATCTGGGTTGACATTCTCAACGTTAAATATGGGAAAGTTAATTTTTGGCAAGGCTCCATCCCTGCTAAATGCTCGTGGTTTTTTCGTGGGTTATGTCATTCGGCTAAATATATTAAGCCTTTTTGCAAAATCAATGCTGTTAACCCTGAGCGCACTTCGTTTCTTTGGGACCCTTGGATCTTTGACACTCCGGTTGCATTTAAGCCTACATACATTAATATGGATGTTGATCTCCCTAACGTTGCTATGTCGGATTTGGTTTCGGATAATCTGTGGGATCTTAACTCTCTCTCCCTGATCTTTGGTGAGATGACCAACACGTTTAATAGCGAATCTGTTTCGGTTGTTCCTGACCTTGATAATCATTGGATTTGGCTGCCTAAACCCAGTTCCTGTAAAATCTCTTCAGCTGTTTACCACCATTTAAATAACCAATCTTCATTTTCTGATCCTTGGGTTGGTTGGAAGCACTTATGGAAAATCCCTGTTGCCCCGCGTGTTAAGCATTTCATCTGGTTATGCATCAAAGGTCGTTTGTCTACTTTTGCCTTTCTTAACCAACTAAATATTGGTCTGGATCGCCCCTGCATATTCTGCGGTCTTCACCGTGAAACCATCAATCACCTTTTTAATGACTGTTCTAGTGCTCAATTCGTTTGGAATCAAATCATGATCAAATCTAATCAGACCTTCAGCTTTCGGGACGATTTCCAAGCGGGCGATTGGATCTTAACTTATCATACCTCTCCGATCATTCTTGCTCTCATCGCTGCTGGCGCTTGGTTTATCTGGATTTGCAGgtgtaattatgtttttaagcATGAGAGACCGAATCTCATTATTCCTGTGTACAAGACCATTGCTCATACCAGAGATTTTGCTTACGGATCCCGCGTCTCCATCGGTAGAAACTTCATTCAGTTTAACTTCTCTTGCACGGACGGCCCTTTCCTCTTCACTCACGTTATCGTCAACCACGATCTTCAGGTTAGGTCTGTCGGCTTTTTTATCTCCGATGCTTATTCTTGTATCTCTCTCGCAGGATGCGTGTCGCAGCCTTCGTTGGACACTTCTTGCGATGAGATTTTCGCCATTGAGATTGCTCTATCGACTGCCCTGGCGCACTGCTTCAATGTCAAAAGAATTTTCTGTTCCCATCATGGTGCTTTGGATCTCCTTCATCGCATACGACTCTACTCTCTCTTGGAGATACCCGACCTCAAATCAGCAATCTCATGCTCCTTTTGGACTCCAGCCTACATCCAATCATTGACTGTATACCTCTTCTCTGGTTCAAACCGGCTTCCGATCTCGCTTCTCTGGGATTTCGTCATCAGCACCTGA